The Sphingopyxis sp. CCNWLW2 genome contains the following window.
GGGCACCGACCGCGAGGAGGGGCTGCGTTGGGTCCTCCCCTGGCTGACGCGCAAGAAGATCGCGGTGCGCGCGAACAACGTTATTTCGGACAAGATCAAAGTCAACGACCTTCGCGGCAATCCGATCGAGATGGCGGCGCAGGTCGTGTGGCGCGTCACCGACACCGCGCAGGCTTTGTTCGACGTCGACGATTACAAGGAATTCGTGATGGCGCAGATCGAGGCCGCGGTGCGCTCAATCGGCTCGCGCTATCCCTATGACGATATCGAGCATCAGGAAGTCACGCTGCGCGGCAATCACGACGAGGTCGGGGTCGAACTGCGCAAGGCGCTGATCGAACGGCTGAGCGTCGCGGGGATCACCGTCGACGAATGCGGCCTCACCCACCTCGCCTATGCGCAGGAAATCGCCGGCGCGATGCTCCGCCGCCAGCAGGCCGAAGCGGTGATCGCGGCGCGCAAGAAGCTGGTCGAAGGCGCGGTGACGATGGTCGAGATGGCACTCACCCAATTGTCTGAAAAGGGCGTCGTCGACCTCGACGACGAACGCAAGGCGGTGATGGTGTCAAATCTGATGGTCGTGCTGTGCGGCGAACGCGACACGCAGCCGGTCGTGAACGCCGGATCGCTCTACTGAGTTGAAGCGATGCCCGCGTCCGCCAAGAAAGCCTTTGCCCTCCGCCTCGATCCCGCGCTCTATGCGGCGATCGAGCGGATGGCGGCCGCAGATTTGCGCAGCGCCAACGCCGAGATTGAGGTATTGCTGCGCGAGGCGCTGGCGCGGCGCGGCATGACGGTAAAACCGCCGGTTCCCGCCAAGCGCGGACGGCCGCCGAAAGAGGAAGGCTGATCATGCTCCACCTGTTCATGCGCAAGAGTCCCTGGTTTCGCGCCAAGCGCCACGGCTTTGGCACCGGCCTGCCCTTCGTCTGGGAAGGCTGGTTCTTCCTGGCGCTCCATGTCGCGATGATCGCCGGCCTCGCCTGGCTCTTCCGTGACCGGCCCGTTCTGATGACCATCCTGGTCATCCTCGCCGGCCTTGCCCCGATGCCGATCTACCGCGCCAAGACCGAGGGCGGCTGGCGCTGGCGATAGCGTCGCGCGACATTATTTGGGGATAGCTGCCAATAGCCGCCCCACCCCGCTTGCCCCCGACTCGCTAGATGGTTAAGGCCGGTCTCTATGACCGCCGCCACCACGCCCGTCCGCATTGCCCCGTCGATCCTCAGCGCCGATTTCGCGCGGTTGGGCGAGGAAGTGCGCGCGATCGAGACCGCGGGCGCCGACTGGGTCCATATCGACGTCATGGACGGCCATTATGTGCCCAACCTGACGATCGGCCCGGCGGTGGTGAAGGCCTTGCGCCCGCACTCGACCTTGCCCTTCGACGTCCATCTGATGATCAGCCCGGTCGATCATTTCCTCGACGCCTTCGCCGCGGCGGGCGCCGACATCATCACCGTCCATCCCGAGGCGGGGCCGCACATCCACCGCACCGTCCAGCATATCAAGTCGCTGGGCAAGCAGGCGGGCGTGTCGCTCAACCCCGCGACCCCCGCGAAGATGCTCGACTATCTGATCGACGACATCGACCTCGTCCTGATCATGAGCGTCAACCCGGGCTTTGGCGGCCAGAGCTTCATTTCGAGCCAGCTCAGGAAGATCGAAGCGGTCAGGAAGATGATCGACAAATCGGGCCGCGACATAAGGCTCGAGGTCGATGGCGGCATCGACGCGGGCACCGCCCCGCTCGCGATCGCCGCGGGCGCCGACGTGCTCGTTGCGGGCACCGCGACCTTCAAGGGCGGCCCCGACGCCTACGCCGACAATATCCGGCGGCTGCGCGGCGGCGCCTGAGCATGGCAAGACCGGTGACCGCTCCAGAAGATGAACCGGAGGGCGCCGCCGCCGACGCCATCGACGACACGATCGAACCCGGCAAGCGGCTGATCCGCCTTCCCGCCGACAAGGGGCTCTCGCTCGGCGACCGCGTCGCCAATGCGATCACGCGGCTGACCTGGCGCACACCGCTCCACGCGTTCCGCCTGAAAGGGCGCTTTCCGCTGAAGCTGCTCGGCGTGCCGGCCGACCCGGTGCCCGGCGATACGCGCGCGGGCACCGCGATCCGCGCCGGCCATTTCCTGCACCGCGGGCTCAAGCTGCCGCTCGGCGAGCTCGATTTCGCGGCGCTCACCGTCGCGCCGGCCTTTGCCGACTATCTGCACAGCTTCGCCTGGCTGCGCGATCTTGCCGCGACCGGTTCGCGCGCCGACGGCGCCCCGATTGCCGAGGCGGTCGTGCGCCACTGGCTCGGCACGCATGGCGAGACCGTGAGCGAACCCGCGTGGAAGGTCGACAACAGCGCGTGGCGCATCCTGTTCTGGGCCGCGCACGCGCCGCTGATCCTGTCGTCGAGCGACCTCGTCTATCGCTCGGCGGTGCTCAACCACCTCGCGCGCGCGGCGCGCCACCTCGACCGCGTCGCCGACAAGACGCGTCCCGGCACCGGGCAGATGGTCGCGTGGGTCGGGATCGTCGCCGCCTCGCTGCTGATGCCCGGCGGCGAGCCGCGGCAGGTCTTCGGCGAGGCCGGGCTGCGTAAGGTGCTCGAAACGAGCTTCTACGCCGATGGCGGCAATATCTCGCGCTCGCCGCAGGCGCAGCTCGACGCGGTCATGGCGCTGTCGATGCTCGCGAAAATATATGACATGCGCCACATGGAGGTGCCGCCCTTCATCCAGGAAGTTCTCGCGCGCGCGGTTCCGGCGCTGCTCGGCCTCACCCACAGCGACGGCGGCATGGGCAGCTGGCAGGGCAGCGGCGCGACGTCGGCCGCCACGATCCAGGCGATCGTCGACGCCAGCGGCGTCCGCACGCGGCCGCTGAAGCAGGCGCGCGACTGGGGTTATCAGCGGCTCGTCGCGAACAAGGTCGTGCTGCTCGCCGACGCGGCACCGCCGCCGATCGCGCGCGTAACCGAAGCAGGCTGCGCTTCGACCCTCGCCTTCGAACTCAGCGACGGCGCCGAGAGGATCGTCGTCAATTGCGGCGGCGCCGCGCTGACCGGCGCGACGATCCCCGCCGACCTCGCGCGCGGGCTACGCACCACCGCGGCGCATTCGACGCTGACGCTCGGCGACAGCAATTCGACCGCGATCCTCGCCAACGGCTCGCTCGGCAAGGGTGTGACCGAGGTCGAGCTCGACCGGCGCGAAACGCCGCAGGGCAGCCGCGTCGAGATGAGCCACGACGGCTATGCGCGGCGCCACGGGCTGATCCACCGCCGCCTCCTGATCCTGTCGCCCAACGGGCGCGAGCTGCGCGGCGAGGACATGCTGCTCCCCGCCCCGCGCACGCGGCGCAAGGGCGACAAGGGGTTCACGCTGCGCTTCCACCTCGGCGCGCATATCTCGGCAAGCCTGACCGCCGACAAATTGGGCGCGCTGCTACGCATAAACGGCGG
Protein-coding sequences here:
- the rpe gene encoding ribulose-phosphate 3-epimerase, with the translated sequence MTAATTPVRIAPSILSADFARLGEEVRAIETAGADWVHIDVMDGHYVPNLTIGPAVVKALRPHSTLPFDVHLMISPVDHFLDAFAAAGADIITVHPEAGPHIHRTVQHIKSLGKQAGVSLNPATPAKMLDYLIDDIDLVLIMSVNPGFGGQSFISSQLRKIEAVRKMIDKSGRDIRLEVDGGIDAGTAPLAIAAGADVLVAGTATFKGGPDAYADNIRRLRGGA
- a CDS encoding toxin-antitoxin system HicB family antitoxin, yielding MPASAKKAFALRLDPALYAAIERMAAADLRSANAEIEVLLREALARRGMTVKPPVPAKRGRPPKEEG
- a CDS encoding SPFH domain-containing protein, whose amino-acid sequence is MVETGTPALNRSRETRAATQSGYLMLFIWLLLLGVAAWAGITNANAEYMVAWKWIVVVASAVIGLLILCGFYLINPNEAAAIQLFGAYKGTDREEGLRWVLPWLTRKKIAVRANNVISDKIKVNDLRGNPIEMAAQVVWRVTDTAQALFDVDDYKEFVMAQIEAAVRSIGSRYPYDDIEHQEVTLRGNHDEVGVELRKALIERLSVAGITVDECGLTHLAYAQEIAGAMLRRQQAEAVIAARKKLVEGAVTMVEMALTQLSEKGVVDLDDERKAVMVSNLMVVLCGERDTQPVVNAGSLY
- a CDS encoding heparinase II/III family protein, with the translated sequence MARPVTAPEDEPEGAAADAIDDTIEPGKRLIRLPADKGLSLGDRVANAITRLTWRTPLHAFRLKGRFPLKLLGVPADPVPGDTRAGTAIRAGHFLHRGLKLPLGELDFAALTVAPAFADYLHSFAWLRDLAATGSRADGAPIAEAVVRHWLGTHGETVSEPAWKVDNSAWRILFWAAHAPLILSSSDLVYRSAVLNHLARAARHLDRVADKTRPGTGQMVAWVGIVAASLLMPGGEPRQVFGEAGLRKVLETSFYADGGNISRSPQAQLDAVMALSMLAKIYDMRHMEVPPFIQEVLARAVPALLGLTHSDGGMGSWQGSGATSAATIQAIVDASGVRTRPLKQARDWGYQRLVANKVVLLADAAPPPIARVTEAGCASTLAFELSDGAERIVVNCGGAALTGATIPADLARGLRTTAAHSTLTLGDSNSTAILANGSLGKGVTEVELDRRETPQGSRVEMSHDGYARRHGLIHRRLLILSPNGRELRGEDMLLPAPRTRRKGDKGFTLRFHLGAHISASLTADKLGALLRINGGPLWQFRTSEGGLDIEQSLWVDGEGRPHPTEQLVVTGTAPAGGASIGWIFKHIG